One genomic region from Leifsonia poae encodes:
- a CDS encoding alpha/beta fold hydrolase, translating to MTRPALATRTAGHNGVDAAHPLVVLLHGFAASGSADYEATGWPRSLAAAGRRTLVVDLPGHGGSPAIETAAAGTTTTVVTAILAAIEAAEPAGPVDVIGYSLGARLAWELPAASAGRVRRLVLGGLSPFEPFTAVDIPALRAALAGGDTPADPLTGLMTGMLRTPGLDSASLANLMEGLGSEPFTPAANPPAVPTLLVAGADDRMTEGIDALAADLPLVELLRVPGDHRGTLDSAGFRAAALAFLARP from the coding sequence ATGACCCGCCCCGCCCTCGCCACTCGCACAGCCGGCCACAACGGCGTCGACGCCGCACATCCGCTCGTCGTCCTGCTGCACGGCTTCGCCGCCTCGGGATCTGCCGACTACGAGGCGACGGGATGGCCCCGGAGCCTCGCCGCCGCCGGCCGGCGCACCCTGGTGGTCGACCTCCCCGGGCACGGCGGCTCCCCCGCCATCGAGACGGCCGCCGCCGGCACGACGACGACGGTCGTCACCGCGATCCTCGCGGCGATCGAGGCGGCCGAGCCCGCGGGCCCGGTGGATGTGATCGGCTATTCGCTCGGTGCGCGACTCGCTTGGGAGCTTCCCGCCGCCTCCGCCGGTCGTGTGCGCCGGCTCGTCCTGGGCGGGCTCAGCCCGTTCGAACCATTCACCGCCGTCGACATCCCCGCCCTGCGTGCCGCGCTCGCCGGCGGCGACACCCCGGCCGACCCCCTCACCGGCCTGATGACCGGGATGCTGCGGACCCCCGGACTCGATTCCGCATCATTGGCGAACCTCATGGAGGGCCTCGGCTCGGAGCCGTTCACCCCGGCCGCAAACCCGCCCGCGGTGCCGACCCTGCTCGTCGCCGGCGCGGACGACCGGATGACCGAGGGCATCGACGCGCTCGCCGCCGATCTCCCTCTCGTCGAGCTGCTCCGCGTGCCCGGCGACCACCGCGGCACGCTCGACAGCGCCGGCTTCCGCGCCGCCGCGCTCGCCTTCCTCGCGC
- a CDS encoding methyltransferase family protein, protein MTTTRSATPAAIVDLAIGFMGAKQLFAASRVGLFSALADGPLPVAGLAAATGVPERQLRILADSMAAQGLLERTGGEYSLTVDSAAYLTGDRAELDLAPFLAFLNATSYPQWLGYDRTVDTDEPGTLDLDEAGWADFLAGVMTYNELHASMLAQNFDFTPYRSALDLGGLSPAFAVNGMRANPSLKTRFVFDPEMTASVEQAVAAAGLADRASVEGAATATAEPRGEHDLVLVNHVIHRFGAAENRGIFEHARAAAVDGATLVVLDFFLDDDAEQRAIDAMHAGEYYNIDGTVVYPESVVRDWLTATGWTPTRTVSLPGSPRILLATAS, encoded by the coding sequence GTGACCACGACCCGTTCCGCCACCCCCGCCGCGATCGTCGACCTCGCAATCGGCTTCATGGGCGCCAAGCAACTGTTCGCCGCAAGCCGCGTCGGCCTGTTCTCCGCTCTCGCCGACGGCCCGCTCCCGGTCGCCGGTCTCGCCGCCGCCACCGGGGTCCCCGAACGCCAACTGCGCATCCTCGCCGACAGCATGGCCGCCCAGGGGCTGCTCGAGCGCACGGGAGGCGAGTATTCACTCACCGTGGACAGTGCCGCCTACCTCACCGGCGACCGCGCCGAACTCGACCTCGCGCCATTCCTCGCGTTCCTCAACGCGACGAGCTACCCCCAGTGGCTCGGCTACGACAGGACCGTCGACACCGACGAGCCCGGGACCCTCGACCTCGACGAGGCCGGCTGGGCAGACTTTCTCGCCGGAGTGATGACCTACAACGAGCTGCACGCCTCGATGCTCGCGCAGAACTTCGACTTCACGCCGTACCGCAGTGCGCTCGACCTGGGCGGACTCAGCCCGGCGTTCGCCGTCAATGGGATGCGGGCCAACCCGTCACTGAAGACCCGCTTCGTCTTCGACCCCGAGATGACAGCGTCGGTGGAGCAGGCCGTCGCCGCGGCCGGACTCGCCGATCGCGCGAGCGTCGAGGGTGCGGCCACCGCCACCGCCGAGCCACGGGGCGAACACGACCTCGTGCTGGTGAACCATGTCATCCACCGCTTCGGCGCGGCTGAGAACCGCGGCATCTTCGAGCACGCCCGCGCGGCCGCCGTCGACGGCGCGACGCTCGTCGTGCTCGACTTCTTCCTCGACGACGACGCCGAACAGCGTGCCATCGACGCCATGCACGCGGGGGAGTACTACAACATCGACGGAACCGTCGTCTACCCGGAGTCGGTCGTGCGCGACTGGCTCACGGCGACGGGCTGGACTCCGACGCGCACGGTATCCCTGCCCGGCAGCCCGCGCATCCTCCTGGCCACCGCCTCCTGA
- a CDS encoding TetR/AcrR family transcriptional regulator has protein sequence MPKVIDHDQRRSDIIDVTWGLIVKGGLEAATMREIATEAGFANGALKHYFPGKDEIIQGTYERALGMMGEHVAAAVGDKKGLEALRAVILATAPLEPDAVTAGRVLLTFWERAVSNEELHSAYLAHLDSWREGLATYIADGRAAGDIVTATPDEQLVDEIVLMNVGSTIMSLIAPQRSTPTLLRAQLEDFLTRLATP, from the coding sequence ATGCCCAAGGTGATCGACCACGATCAGCGCCGCAGCGACATCATCGACGTGACCTGGGGGCTGATCGTCAAGGGCGGCCTCGAGGCGGCGACGATGCGCGAGATCGCCACGGAAGCAGGCTTCGCCAACGGGGCCCTCAAACACTACTTCCCCGGCAAAGACGAGATCATCCAGGGAACGTACGAGCGTGCGCTCGGCATGATGGGCGAGCATGTGGCTGCCGCCGTCGGCGATAAGAAGGGGCTCGAAGCCCTGCGCGCGGTCATCCTCGCAACGGCGCCGCTCGAGCCGGATGCGGTGACGGCCGGTCGTGTGCTGCTCACCTTCTGGGAACGCGCCGTCTCCAACGAAGAACTGCACAGTGCCTACCTCGCCCACCTGGACTCCTGGCGCGAGGGGCTCGCCACCTACATCGCCGACGGCCGCGCCGCCGGCGACATCGTGACCGCGACGCCCGACGAGCAATTGGTCGACGAGATCGTGCTGATGAACGTCGGCTCCACGATCATGAGCCTCATCGCCCCGCAGCGCTCGACACCGACGCTGCTCCGCGCACAGCTCGAAGACTTCCTCACCCGCCTCGCCACCCCCTGA
- a CDS encoding molybdenum cofactor biosynthesis F family protein — MTANTGEYAAPTLSDTSTWLPLDGLAPGFDANKAPHSSDLTGRTVTLVDERGTRIAHTFAESRVEWSYQPGATDPLPASAGADDYEAFLVDTGLYFVQFHHESNPVEAVTVVLDLTAGRALSVVQAIGDLLPGTTAVRQLFVPSRIEGIETTGVEPARTRALIGRRVMWVYSPVHAYEHIYLSPQWYTWQCLAGPEKGLADTDENSVWEIRPGIYLFAWREKVIPCASVTIADHRNVRSIRSHGALFGLDETGTVPTHFTFGAYGRLISTTVHPDPYDPAV; from the coding sequence ATGACCGCCAACACCGGCGAGTACGCCGCACCCACCCTCTCTGACACTTCGACCTGGCTGCCGCTCGACGGCCTGGCACCGGGCTTCGACGCCAACAAGGCGCCGCACAGCAGCGACCTGACCGGCCGCACGGTCACCCTCGTCGACGAGCGCGGCACCCGGATCGCGCACACCTTCGCCGAGAGCCGCGTCGAGTGGTCGTACCAGCCGGGTGCCACGGATCCGCTTCCCGCCTCCGCGGGCGCCGACGACTACGAAGCATTCCTCGTCGACACCGGGCTCTACTTCGTGCAGTTCCACCACGAGAGCAACCCCGTCGAGGCCGTGACCGTCGTGCTCGACCTCACCGCCGGACGGGCACTCTCGGTCGTGCAGGCCATCGGCGACCTGCTGCCCGGCACGACCGCCGTGCGCCAGCTGTTCGTCCCCTCGCGCATCGAAGGGATCGAGACGACCGGCGTCGAGCCCGCCCGGACCAGGGCGCTCATCGGCCGACGCGTCATGTGGGTCTACAGCCCGGTGCACGCCTACGAGCACATCTACCTCAGCCCGCAGTGGTACACCTGGCAGTGCCTCGCCGGCCCCGAGAAAGGCCTCGCCGACACGGACGAGAACTCGGTATGGGAGATCCGCCCCGGCATCTACCTCTTCGCCTGGCGCGAGAAGGTCATCCCCTGCGCCTCGGTGACGATCGCCGACCACCGCAATGTGCGCTCCATCCGCTCGCACGGTGCGCTGTTCGGTCTCGACGAGACCGGGACCGTTCCCACCCACTTCACCTTCGGCGCCTACGGCCGCCTGATCAGCACCACAGTGCACCCCGACCCGTACGACCCCGCCGTCTGA
- a CDS encoding primary-amine oxidase: MSEHHHTSTVTAPTSVTHPLDALTADEIARGRRILQGAGYVTATTRFPSVLPVEPTKEAVTAFRPGDAIERCILFVVLDTATGVCAEVVVSVTSDAVVGTTELATGTAPYGQPQYLLEEYQQAEQIAKASPQWRAAMERRGLADRAELAFCAPLAPGHFNRADEVGRRVIRSLTFLRSSPDDSPWSHPVEGLIVHIDLTRAEVIRVEDEGDTPVPALDGNYDAATVGPARTSLKPIEITQPEGPSFRVDGQAVEWENWKFRVGFNAREGLVLNQVTFRDGDEDRSVLARASVPEMVVPYGDTTPTRFWISYFDAGEYLLGKNANSLTLGCDCLGVIHYFDGVVADDHGNPVTIPQVVCMHEEDYGILWKHTDLNGKAEVRRSRRLVVSYFSTIGNYDYGFFWYFYLDGTIQVEAKATGIVFAGAGAPGSIDPHATEIAPGLFAPVHQHLFCARLDVAIDGERNSLAEVDVVGIPIGEDNPHGNAFTWQTTPLRRESETGRLADATKARVWEVTSADRRNAVGKPTAFHLVPQPSATLMAQPESTVFGRATFATKHLWATAFDPAERFPAGDYPNAHAGGAGIPAWTAADRSLDETDIVLWHVFGPTHIPRPEDWPIMPVDYSGFLFKPYGFLDRNPALDLPDGAAASACCGGADDACTCTH, encoded by the coding sequence ATGTCTGAGCACCACCACACCAGCACGGTGACCGCGCCGACCAGCGTCACCCACCCCCTCGACGCCCTCACGGCTGACGAGATCGCCCGCGGGCGCCGCATCCTGCAGGGTGCCGGGTACGTCACGGCGACGACCCGGTTTCCGTCGGTGCTGCCGGTGGAACCGACCAAGGAGGCCGTCACGGCGTTCCGGCCGGGCGACGCGATCGAGCGATGCATCCTGTTCGTGGTGCTCGATACCGCGACGGGGGTCTGCGCCGAAGTGGTGGTCTCGGTGACCTCGGATGCGGTGGTCGGCACGACCGAGCTCGCAACCGGCACGGCGCCGTACGGGCAACCCCAGTACCTGCTCGAGGAGTACCAGCAGGCCGAGCAGATCGCGAAAGCCTCGCCGCAGTGGCGGGCCGCGATGGAACGCCGCGGCCTCGCCGACCGCGCTGAGCTCGCCTTCTGCGCGCCGCTCGCGCCCGGACACTTCAACCGGGCCGACGAGGTGGGCCGCCGGGTCATCCGATCGCTCACCTTTCTGCGGTCGAGCCCGGACGACTCGCCCTGGTCGCATCCGGTCGAAGGTCTCATCGTTCACATCGACCTCACCCGCGCCGAGGTCATCCGGGTCGAAGACGAGGGCGACACCCCGGTTCCCGCCCTCGACGGCAACTACGACGCGGCCACCGTCGGCCCGGCCCGCACGAGCCTCAAACCGATCGAGATCACCCAACCCGAAGGCCCGAGCTTCCGCGTCGACGGGCAGGCCGTGGAGTGGGAGAACTGGAAGTTCCGCGTCGGGTTCAATGCCCGCGAAGGGCTGGTGCTGAACCAGGTGACGTTCCGCGACGGCGACGAGGACCGATCGGTGCTCGCCCGCGCCTCCGTGCCCGAGATGGTGGTGCCCTACGGCGACACGACGCCGACCCGGTTCTGGATCAGCTACTTCGACGCCGGTGAATACCTGCTCGGCAAGAACGCGAACAGTCTCACCCTCGGCTGCGACTGCCTGGGCGTCATCCACTACTTCGACGGGGTCGTCGCCGACGACCACGGCAACCCGGTGACCATCCCGCAGGTCGTGTGCATGCACGAGGAGGACTACGGGATCCTCTGGAAGCACACCGATCTGAACGGCAAAGCGGAAGTGCGCCGCTCCCGCCGCCTCGTCGTGTCGTACTTCTCCACCATCGGCAACTACGACTACGGATTCTTCTGGTACTTCTACCTGGACGGCACGATCCAGGTCGAGGCGAAAGCCACCGGCATCGTCTTCGCCGGCGCGGGCGCCCCCGGGTCGATCGACCCGCACGCCACCGAGATCGCCCCCGGACTGTTCGCCCCCGTGCACCAGCATCTGTTCTGCGCACGCCTCGACGTGGCGATCGACGGCGAACGCAACTCGCTGGCGGAAGTCGACGTCGTCGGCATCCCGATCGGCGAGGACAATCCGCACGGAAACGCCTTCACCTGGCAGACCACCCCGCTGCGCCGCGAATCCGAGACCGGGCGGCTCGCGGATGCGACGAAGGCCCGGGTGTGGGAGGTCACCAGCGCCGACCGACGCAACGCGGTGGGCAAACCTACCGCGTTCCACCTGGTGCCGCAGCCGAGCGCGACGCTCATGGCGCAGCCCGAGTCGACCGTGTTCGGGCGTGCCACTTTCGCCACCAAGCACCTGTGGGCGACCGCGTTCGACCCCGCCGAACGGTTCCCCGCCGGCGACTACCCGAATGCGCACGCCGGCGGTGCAGGCATCCCGGCGTGGACCGCCGCGGACCGCTCGCTCGACGAGACCGACATCGTGCTGTGGCACGTGTTCGGCCCGACCCACATCCCGCGACCGGAGGACTGGCCGATCATGCCGGTCGACTACTCCGGCTTCCTGTTCAAGCCATACGGGTTCCTCGACCGCAACCCGGCGCTCGACCTGCCGGACGGCGCCGCCGCCTCCGCCTGCTGCGGCGGCGCCGACGACGCCTGCACCTGCACCCACTGA
- a CDS encoding APC family permease: protein MSQATPPTAGQLRKNALGVAGIVFLVLAAVAPLTGVVVVASLAIALGNGGGTPMSFLIVAIILLLFAVGYAQMSKQLVNAGGFYAFVVKGLGRTGGLVAGFIATIGYNFFVVGTIGTSGFFMQTVIADLTGFNLHWYVWGLLSIIVSFILARQGVDFSSKILGVSLVLETLILLVFDFSVLFQTGFRIEAFSLQALFSGSLPIGLLLAATGFLGFEATALFSEEARTPLRTIPRATYVAICSIAFILGFTTWAVVSATGVEQAQKVATEHLANGDLVFSLSQKYLGTAMTDIMMILLLVSLFAAMLAFHNSATRYLFSLGRAGVLPRALAKTRANGAPQVAGIVQAVFAAVVAGLFALSGLDPISSLVPSMIGFGTLCILVLQALAAISIIVHFRRANDPRWWSTFVAPGIGFVGLLSIVILAIFNFNIVAGSDALAVNLLPLLLVVALVGGVGYGAYLRKRKPAVYAGLDHDLESFDAPTAGEEDSHVKTLG, encoded by the coding sequence GTGTCGCAAGCCACTCCCCCCACCGCAGGACAGCTGCGCAAGAACGCGCTCGGCGTCGCCGGGATCGTGTTCCTCGTTCTCGCCGCCGTCGCACCGCTGACCGGTGTCGTCGTCGTCGCCTCCCTGGCGATCGCACTCGGCAACGGCGGCGGCACCCCGATGTCGTTCCTGATCGTCGCGATCATCCTGCTGTTGTTCGCGGTCGGCTACGCGCAGATGTCAAAGCAGCTGGTGAACGCCGGCGGCTTCTACGCGTTCGTCGTGAAAGGCCTCGGCCGCACCGGTGGCCTGGTCGCCGGCTTCATCGCCACGATCGGCTACAACTTCTTCGTCGTCGGCACGATCGGCACCAGCGGCTTCTTCATGCAGACAGTGATCGCCGACCTCACCGGCTTCAACCTGCACTGGTACGTGTGGGGTCTGCTGTCGATCATCGTGTCGTTCATCCTCGCCCGGCAGGGGGTGGACTTCAGCTCGAAGATCCTCGGCGTCTCGCTGGTGCTGGAGACGCTCATCCTGCTGGTGTTCGACTTCTCGGTGCTGTTCCAGACCGGCTTCCGCATCGAGGCGTTCAGCCTGCAGGCGCTGTTCTCGGGCTCGCTGCCGATCGGGCTCCTGCTGGCCGCCACCGGCTTCCTCGGTTTCGAAGCGACCGCACTGTTCAGCGAGGAGGCGCGGACCCCGCTGCGCACCATTCCGCGGGCCACGTATGTGGCGATCTGCAGCATCGCCTTCATCCTCGGGTTCACCACCTGGGCGGTCGTCAGCGCCACGGGAGTCGAGCAGGCCCAGAAGGTGGCGACCGAGCACCTGGCCAACGGCGACCTGGTGTTCAGCCTCTCGCAGAAGTACCTCGGCACGGCGATGACCGACATCATGATGATCCTGTTGCTGGTGAGCCTGTTCGCCGCGATGCTCGCCTTCCACAACTCCGCCACCCGCTACCTCTTCTCGCTCGGGCGCGCCGGCGTGCTCCCCCGCGCCCTCGCCAAGACCCGGGCCAACGGCGCACCGCAGGTCGCAGGCATCGTGCAGGCCGTGTTCGCCGCCGTCGTCGCCGGGCTGTTCGCCCTCTCCGGGCTCGACCCGATCTCGTCGCTCGTGCCGAGCATGATCGGCTTCGGCACCCTGTGCATCCTCGTGCTGCAGGCGCTGGCGGCGATCTCGATCATCGTGCACTTCCGCCGGGCGAACGACCCGCGTTGGTGGAGCACCTTCGTCGCGCCGGGCATCGGATTCGTCGGGCTGCTCTCGATCGTGATCCTGGCGATCTTCAACTTCAACATCGTGGCCGGCTCGGACGCGTTGGCGGTCAACCTGCTCCCGCTGCTGCTCGTCGTCGCCCTGGTCGGCGGCGTCGGATACGGCGCCTACCTGCGCAAGCGCAAGCCAGCGGTCTATGCCGGCCTCGACCACGACCTGGAGAGCTTCGACGCCCCGACCGCCGGCGAAGAAGACAGCCACGTCAAAACCCTCGGGTAG
- a CDS encoding SDR family NAD(P)-dependent oxidoreductase — MELRLSTAVAVVTGAASGIGRACARALIGEGARVGLIDRDEAAGSALAEELGPDALFVAADVTDEGGMRSAVDTIARRFDGLDIVVGCAGISGPFGRPVDEIALADWNAVLAVNVTGPFLIVKHALRHLRRSSMPAVVLLASDSSFVAAPGMVPYNASKGAVLQLTRALSVDLAIDGVRVNCVCPSVVDTPMARADLGIGPNGFAAADFPVQTPDEVARHVLYLASPASRPVNGQALVSDFGYLARSSFPA; from the coding sequence ATGGAGCTGAGGCTCAGCACCGCTGTCGCCGTCGTCACCGGCGCGGCTTCCGGCATCGGCCGCGCCTGCGCCCGGGCTCTGATCGGCGAGGGTGCGCGGGTGGGGTTGATCGACCGGGACGAGGCCGCCGGCTCCGCGCTCGCCGAAGAACTGGGCCCGGACGCCCTCTTCGTCGCCGCCGACGTCACCGACGAGGGCGGGATGCGCTCCGCCGTCGACACCATCGCCCGCCGGTTCGACGGTCTCGACATCGTCGTGGGCTGCGCCGGCATCTCGGGGCCGTTCGGGCGACCGGTGGACGAGATCGCCCTCGCCGATTGGAACGCCGTCCTCGCGGTCAATGTCACCGGGCCGTTTCTGATCGTCAAGCACGCCCTGCGGCATCTGCGCCGGTCGTCGATGCCGGCGGTCGTGCTGCTCGCCTCCGACTCGAGCTTCGTCGCGGCACCGGGCATGGTGCCCTACAACGCCTCGAAGGGCGCCGTGCTGCAGCTCACCCGGGCACTCTCGGTCGACCTCGCCATCGACGGTGTGCGGGTCAACTGCGTCTGCCCGTCGGTCGTCGACACCCCGATGGCGCGAGCCGATCTCGGCATCGGGCCCAACGGTTTCGCGGCGGCCGACTTCCCGGTGCAGACGCCGGATGAGGTCGCCCGGCACGTGCTGTATCTCGCTTCGCCCGCATCCCGCCCGGTCAACGGCCAGGCGCTCGTCTCTGACTTCGGGTATCTCGCCCGGTCGTCCTTCCCCGCCTGA
- a CDS encoding SDR family NAD(P)-dependent oxidoreductase: MSVTGASVAGKVVVITGGGTGIGAATARRYAAEGARVVLVGRRAAPIEAVAAETRGLAIVADASVRTDAEAAVRRVVTELGRIDVVVANAGGHGLATVLDTDDDAWELAFRTNVTTAFVLARAALPQLIESHGQIVVVSSLAGLFAGPGVAGYTVGKHALIGLTRTLARDYGRFGVRVNAVCPGWVQTPMADEEMDEFARSAGLDSRERGYEIVTADVPLGRPAQPEEIAAVIRFLGSNESSYITGATIVADGGAHIVDVPTIPLA, translated from the coding sequence GTGTCCGTCACCGGAGCATCCGTCGCAGGCAAAGTCGTCGTCATCACCGGGGGAGGCACCGGCATCGGTGCCGCCACCGCCCGCCGGTACGCCGCGGAGGGCGCACGCGTCGTCCTCGTCGGCCGCCGTGCGGCGCCGATCGAGGCGGTGGCCGCCGAGACCCGCGGTCTGGCGATCGTGGCCGACGCGAGCGTGCGTACGGACGCCGAGGCGGCCGTCCGACGCGTCGTCACCGAGCTCGGACGCATCGACGTCGTGGTCGCCAACGCCGGTGGACACGGCCTCGCGACGGTGCTCGACACCGACGACGACGCGTGGGAGCTCGCGTTTCGTACGAACGTCACGACGGCGTTCGTGCTGGCCCGGGCGGCCCTGCCCCAGTTGATCGAATCCCACGGCCAGATCGTCGTCGTGTCGTCGCTCGCCGGCCTGTTCGCCGGCCCGGGCGTGGCCGGATACACGGTGGGCAAGCACGCGCTCATCGGCCTCACCCGCACCCTGGCCCGCGACTACGGTCGCTTCGGCGTGCGGGTCAACGCGGTCTGCCCCGGCTGGGTGCAGACTCCGATGGCGGACGAGGAGATGGACGAGTTCGCGCGCAGCGCCGGCCTCGACAGTCGCGAACGCGGCTACGAGATCGTCACCGCCGATGTGCCACTCGGCCGCCCGGCACAGCCCGAAGAGATCGCCGCCGTCATCCGCTTCCTCGGTTCGAATGAGTCGTCGTACATCACCGGTGCCACCATCGTCGCCGACGGAGGCGCGCACATCGTCGATGTGCCCACCATCCCGCTCGCCTGA
- a CDS encoding ATP-binding cassette domain-containing protein: MSRGAGPVISDVSLRVEPGRITALVGPNGAGKMSRLESVSGIVAPSSGTISLRRAGWWAHRRCARLRRRRWWHR, encoded by the coding sequence GTGAGCCGGGGGGCGGGCCCGGTGATCAGCGACGTCAGCCTCCGCGTCGAACCGGGGCGGATCACCGCCCTCGTAGGCCCGAACGGCGCCGGCAAGATGAGTCGGCTGGAGTCGGTGTCGGGCATCGTCGCGCCGAGCAGCGGAACGATCAGCCTCAGGCGAGCGGGATGGTGGGCACATCGACGATGTGCGCGCCTCCGTCGGCGACGATGGTGGCACCGGTGA
- a CDS encoding AraC-like ligand-binding domain-containing protein, giving the protein MLSSSPPQLSGSSPVTTSIARNFSEFRTAVSESFVPLHVTSSHPDPFWGRIRSASADDVHVSEVNAAQHVVERTPELIARADRHYFKLSLMLAGTGMLIQDDREAVLQPGDLAVYDTHRPYTLVFDDDFRTMVVMFPKHLIDLPPEVVAQLTAVRMSGKTGVGSIIVPFLAQLVGNLEQLSGTTGTRLAHSALDLVTTMFANELDVNRGPASSHQALMQRIRGYIDANLASTDLGPTQIASAHFISTRHLHGLFREQGTTVSSWIRARRLERCRRDLLNPLYADRPVAAIAARWGFVDAAHFSRVFKAAYAESPSDVRAAGRAA; this is encoded by the coding sequence GTGCTCAGCAGTTCTCCCCCGCAGCTCAGCGGCTCCAGCCCTGTGACTACGTCCATCGCCCGGAACTTCAGCGAGTTCCGCACCGCGGTGTCGGAGTCCTTCGTGCCCCTGCACGTGACGAGCTCGCATCCCGACCCGTTCTGGGGACGGATCCGCTCGGCCAGCGCCGACGATGTGCACGTGTCGGAGGTGAATGCGGCGCAGCACGTCGTGGAGCGCACCCCCGAACTCATCGCGCGGGCCGACCGTCACTATTTCAAGCTCAGTCTGATGCTCGCCGGCACCGGCATGCTCATCCAGGACGATCGCGAGGCGGTTCTCCAACCCGGAGATCTCGCCGTCTACGACACGCACCGGCCGTACACGCTCGTGTTCGACGACGACTTCCGCACGATGGTCGTGATGTTCCCGAAGCATCTCATCGACCTTCCGCCGGAGGTCGTGGCGCAGCTCACCGCAGTGCGGATGAGTGGCAAGACCGGGGTCGGCAGCATCATCGTGCCCTTCCTGGCCCAACTCGTCGGTAACCTCGAACAGCTCTCCGGCACCACCGGCACCCGCCTCGCTCACAGCGCCCTCGACCTCGTGACGACCATGTTCGCGAACGAGCTCGACGTGAACCGCGGCCCGGCGAGCTCGCACCAGGCGCTGATGCAGCGCATCCGGGGCTACATCGACGCCAACCTCGCCTCCACCGACCTGGGGCCGACGCAGATCGCCTCCGCCCACTTCATCTCCACGCGGCATCTGCACGGGCTCTTCCGCGAACAGGGGACGACCGTCTCCTCCTGGATCCGCGCCCGGCGGCTGGAACGATGCCGCCGCGACCTGCTGAACCCGCTCTACGCCGACCGTCCTGTCGCGGCGATCGCGGCCCGCTGGGGTTTCGTGGATGCAGCCCACTTCAGTCGCGTGTTCAAGGCGGCCTACGCCGAGTCGCCGAGCGACGTGCGCGCCGCCGGCCGCGCCGCCTAA
- a CDS encoding IclR family transcriptional regulator, with product MAAASDTPDGGSTPHSQTLARGIRMLEILAEAEEPMSIAAVSAALGVHRSIAYRILRTLEDHGLVVRDAGGALQLGPRLAALARSVSRDLQAAALPTLTAVANELTMTAFLTVLDRHDVVTLVSVEPSHAHAVLVQRPGTRHPLASGAPGIAIQSVLSEAQWRDLGGEHPRAEAAEARVRGYATSHDEVIPGLASVAVPLTVAGQPVAAIAVVYVASEHDAVAIGARLRAAVSTIARDLD from the coding sequence ATGGCCGCCGCATCCGACACCCCCGACGGCGGCAGCACGCCCCATTCGCAAACGCTCGCACGCGGGATCCGGATGCTCGAGATCCTCGCCGAAGCGGAGGAACCGATGAGCATCGCGGCCGTGTCGGCAGCGCTCGGGGTGCACCGTTCGATCGCGTACCGCATCCTGCGCACCCTCGAAGACCACGGGCTCGTCGTCCGCGACGCCGGCGGGGCACTGCAATTGGGTCCGCGGCTGGCCGCGCTCGCCCGGTCGGTGTCGCGCGATCTGCAGGCGGCCGCCCTGCCCACGCTGACCGCGGTCGCCAATGAGCTGACGATGACCGCCTTCCTCACCGTGCTCGACCGGCACGACGTCGTGACGCTCGTGAGCGTTGAGCCGAGCCATGCGCACGCCGTGCTCGTCCAGCGGCCGGGAACCCGGCATCCGCTGGCTTCGGGCGCACCCGGCATCGCGATCCAGTCGGTCTTGAGCGAGGCGCAGTGGCGCGACCTCGGCGGCGAGCATCCCCGCGCCGAGGCGGCCGAAGCACGGGTGCGGGGGTACGCCACCAGCCACGACGAGGTGATTCCGGGGCTCGCGTCGGTTGCGGTGCCCCTGACCGTCGCAGGCCAGCCGGTGGCGGCGATCGCCGTGGTCTACGTGGCGAGCGAGCACGATGCGGTGGCGATCGGCGCACGCCTGCGCGCGGCGGTCTCGACGATCGCCCGCGACCTCGACTAG
- a CDS encoding DUF1905 domain-containing protein: MAGIRYEFEAELWRWEARRDLWVFARLPQDVSEEIHDRPHPPAGFGSVKVMVTLGGSRWSTSIFPESADGAYIVAIKGSVRTKEGVGLGDVVRVGIETML, encoded by the coding sequence ATGGCTGGCATCCGGTACGAATTCGAGGCAGAGCTATGGCGTTGGGAGGCACGCAGAGATCTGTGGGTGTTCGCCCGGCTGCCTCAGGACGTGTCGGAGGAGATCCACGACCGTCCGCATCCGCCGGCCGGATTCGGCTCGGTGAAAGTGATGGTGACCCTCGGCGGTTCGCGCTGGTCGACATCGATCTTCCCGGAGTCGGCCGACGGCGCGTACATTGTCGCCATCAAAGGATCCGTGCGCACGAAAGAGGGCGTCGGACTCGGGGATGTGGTGCGGGTCGGCATCGAGACGATGCTGTAG